The segment TATACAGAAATCCCTGCCATCCGTATACCAGGCTGCTGCTGGAATCCTCTCTGGGTGGAGAGAAGGAGAAAGACAGGAAAGAGATGCATCTATCTTCTGATATCGGGGAAACCTTTGGAAGAGAGAGCGCAGGCTGTCCTTTCTTCCCCAGATGCCCGAAGCGGACGAAGCAGTGTGAGAGCGCAAGGCCGGAGGTAATAAGGCTGGAAGACGCCCACGAGGTGAAATGCTTTCTGTTTGCGGAGGAGAAAACTTCTCCGGAGCAGGAGAGAGGAGAGGCTTAAAAAACAGGACAGACACAGGAGACTAGATAGCTTAAACAGAGCGGAAAGGAGAAGCAAATGAATGTAAAAGGAAAAGCTGCCATTGTCACTGCATCTACCAGGGGGATCGGCTGGGCCTGTGTTAAGGCGCTGGCGAAGGAGGGAGCCATCGTCTACATGGCTGCCAGAAACAGGGAAGCGGCTGAACAGAGGATAGAAGAGCTTGCAGGCCAGGGGCTTTCAGCAAAATGGGTATACTGCGACGCATCGGTGAAGGAATCCTACGCTTCCATGGCAAAGGAGGTGGAAGCCTCAGAGGGAAAAATCGATATTCTGGTAAACAACTTTGGAACCTCCAATCCGAAGACGGATCTGGACATTGAGAAGACAGCCTATGAAGACTTTATGAATACCCTGGATTTAAACCTGGCCAGTGTCTACCTCTCTGTCCAGGCAGTGCTCCCGGTTATGAAAAGGCAGGGAGGCGGCAGCATCATCAACATCAGCTCCATCGGAGGCCAGCTTCCGGATGTGGCCAGAATCGGATATGCGGTGAGCAAGGACGCCATCATCTACCTTTCAAAGAATATTGCGCTCCAGGAGGGAAGGAACGGAATCCGCGTCAATGTGGTCTGCCCGGGGCAGACGGCTACGGATGCGGTGAAGGGAAATATGTCTGAGGCTTTCCAGGAACTGTTTCTGCGCCACACACCGATCCGGAGGATGGGAACGCCGGAGGAGATTGCCGCCGCTGTTCTGTACTTTGCAAGTGAGGAGGCTGCCTATACCACGGGACAGGTTCTCTCTGTTTCCGGCGGTTTCGGGATGGGAACACCTGTATACGGGGATCTGATGGGACTTTCAGCAGAAAATCGTCATTAGGGGGCATAATTAAGAACTAATTGGGCGATTAACCAATATTTGTCGGAATTTAATAAAAACTTTGCAGTAATATATAGAAAAGACGCCGGAAATATAGTATAATTACAATCAGAGAAATTCATAAGACGGTTTCTTATATTTCAGATGCAGACCGCAATGGACAGATGTGCGGGGGATGAGCAAGTGTGAAAAGGAGGAGGAGCGATTTTATGGATGAAAGGATTGCAGCGCTCAGAAGGATTCTGGATGAGAGCAATTATACGGTAGCCCTCTGCGGTTCAGGCATGATGACAGAAGGGGGAGTCACGGGAATAAAGGCTCCGGAGCGGGCATACGAGATCGAAAAGAAATATGGCGCGTCGCCGGAATATATTTTTACCAGCGCCTATTATAACACCCGGCCGGAAAAGTTTTTCAATTTTTATAAAGAAGAGATTCTGAAGCATATCCCCGAGCCGGCTGCCGGCAGCTATGTTATGGCAAGGATGGAGGCTGCCGGAAAGCTCCAGTGTATTATTACCGCAAATGTGTATAATCAGGCAATCAGGGGCGGATGCGAGCATGTAATTAATCTGCACGGATCAGTGTTTGAGAATCAGTGTCCCCACTGCGGAGAGCTTTACACGGTAGATGATATGCTGAATGCAAAGGGAATTCCGAGCTGCCGTGTCTGTAACTCGACAATCAGGCCGAAGGTTTCTCTGTTCGGGGAGATGGTTGACAGCCGGATCATGACGAGGACGACGGAGGAGGTTGAAAAGGCGGAGGTTCTTCTGCTGCTCGGCACAACACTCAGATCGGACGTATTCTCCAATTATTTCAGGTATTTCCACGGAAAATACCTGGTGGCAATCCACAGAACGCCCCACTATTCAGACGCAAAGGCAGACATGGTTATTATTGACGAGCCGGGACATGTTTTGGAACAGCTCGGGTATTAAAAGCTGCCTGCTCAGTGCGGCGGCAGAAAGCAGCGCGGAAATGAAAAAGTAAAAGAGGCCGGCCCTGATTTAGACGGGGCCGGCCTCTTCGGATGTGGGCGGGATGGAGAGGAGGAAAAATATTGCCAGGCCAGCCCTGTAATTTCTACAGGTATTTTTTCATCTCTTCGATATTTTTCTCTTCCATGTTCAGCTGTCGTTTGGCCAGACTGACTATCGCCGGATTGGAGCCGTGGTAGGCGTTGAGCTGCTTTTTCAGTTCGGTCACTCCCATGGTGTTTCCCTGTATCATCATCTCGGCCAGTTTGGAGGTGGAGGGATTTACAAGGCTCTTCATAGTGGAAGTTACCCGGGACATGGCCTTGGCCACCGGGCTTGCATCCTCAGCCTGAACTCCCTGAGCTCTTAAAAGCCTTCCGCTCTCGTCGTAAGCCTCCTCATATTCGTCAAGCTGGGAATTCAGGGCATGGAGAAACTGAGAGTCATTGCTCAGCTGAATGATATGGCGGATGCTGTCCCGGCCCATATCTGCATTCTGGTGTATCTGGTTTAAAAGTTCAATATCCTGTGTCATCATCCTTCTCCTTTCCTTTTTCTGGAGCCTTTCAGATGGGCTGCTCCATAAGCTGTGCTGTTGTGTTCAGAATGTGTGTCGTCTGCCTTGGCCATATGGCGGGCGCCGGGATTATCATCTGCCGCTGGCTGGGATGCGTCGGTCCCGGCAGCTCTGGCGTGGTAGGCAGATTCCTCAGGAGGAATGGTTCTGTAATCGTAAATGTTCACTGAAATTCT is part of the Clostridium sp. M62/1 genome and harbors:
- a CDS encoding SDR family NAD(P)-dependent oxidoreductase, which translates into the protein MNVKGKAAIVTASTRGIGWACVKALAKEGAIVYMAARNREAAEQRIEELAGQGLSAKWVYCDASVKESYASMAKEVEASEGKIDILVNNFGTSNPKTDLDIEKTAYEDFMNTLDLNLASVYLSVQAVLPVMKRQGGGSIINISSIGGQLPDVARIGYAVSKDAIIYLSKNIALQEGRNGIRVNVVCPGQTATDAVKGNMSEAFQELFLRHTPIRRMGTPEEIAAAVLYFASEEAAYTTGQVLSVSGGFGMGTPVYGDLMGLSAENRH
- a CDS encoding Sir2 family NAD-dependent protein deacetylase, whose protein sequence is MDERIAALRRILDESNYTVALCGSGMMTEGGVTGIKAPERAYEIEKKYGASPEYIFTSAYYNTRPEKFFNFYKEEILKHIPEPAAGSYVMARMEAAGKLQCIITANVYNQAIRGGCEHVINLHGSVFENQCPHCGELYTVDDMLNAKGIPSCRVCNSTIRPKVSLFGEMVDSRIMTRTTEEVEKAEVLLLLGTTLRSDVFSNYFRYFHGKYLVAIHRTPHYSDAKADMVIIDEPGHVLEQLGY
- a CDS encoding DUF2383 domain-containing protein, with protein sequence MMTQDIELLNQIHQNADMGRDSIRHIIQLSNDSQFLHALNSQLDEYEEAYDESGRLLRAQGVQAEDASPVAKAMSRVTSTMKSLVNPSTSKLAEMMIQGNTMGVTELKKQLNAYHGSNPAIVSLAKRQLNMEEKNIEEMKKYL